The segment AAACCTATTATTTAGATTTTCATCGAGAAATGATAGCTGATTTGGAAAATGTATTTGAACAGCTCCATATTGTATAAGAACACCGGAAACAGTTCCAAACTGGTTCCGGTTTTTCGCTCTTCGTCAATTGACAAGAGCAGAACTATAATTTTATAGAGAAGATAGACATTAGCTTTCTACTCGGCTTGTATTTAGAACCGCTTTGTGATTTAGCTGAAAATATGATAAAATAGGATGTTGTCAATAACAGGGTTTCATTTGCCCTGAATTTGAAAGGAAAAAATATGACAAAAACACCGTTTTATATCACCACACCGATTTATTATCCGTCTGGCAAGCTCCATATTGGCTCGGCCTACACAACTATTGCCTGCGATGTCTTGGCTCGCTACAAGCGTCTCATGGGGCACGAGGTTTTCTACCTGACAGGGCTTGATGAGCACGGGCAGAAGATTGAGGAGAAGGCAAAAGAGGCTGGTTTGACACCTCAAGCCTATGTTGACGGCATGGCGGTTGGCGTTAAAGAGCTCTGGAACTTGCTAGACATCTCTTACGACAAGTTCATCCGCACGACCGACGATTACCACGAGGAAGTAGTGGCGGCTGTTTTTGAAAAATTGCTGGCGCAGGACGACATTTACTTGGGAGAGTATTCTGGATGGTACTCCGTATCAGACGAGGAATTTTTCACCGAGAGCCAATTAGAAGAGGTCTTCCGAGATAAAAACGGCAAGGTAACAGGCGGTATCGCTCCCAGCGGTCACGAGGTTGCCTGGGTTTCAGAAGAATCCTACTTCCTTCGCCTCAGCAAGTATCAGGATAAGTTGGTCGAGTTCTTCAATGCTCACCCGGACTTTATCCAGCCAGACGGCCGCCTCAATGAAATTATGAAAAACTTCATCGAGCCAGGCTTGGAAGATTTGGCAGTATCCCGTACCTCATTTACTTGGGGCGTGCCTGTACCGTCCAATCCTAAACACGTTGTCTATGTTTGGATTGATGCCCTACTCAACTATGCGACGGCCTTGGGTTATGGTCAGGAAGAAACAGCCAACTACGACAAGTTCTGGAATGGAACAGTTTACCACATGGTTGGTAAGGACATTCTTCGTTTTCACTCTATTTATTGGCCAATCATGCTCATGATGTTGGACATGAAGTTGCCAGACCGCTTGGTTGCTCATGGTTGGTTTGTCATGAAAGATGGCAAGATGTCTAAGTCTAAGGGCAATGTGGTCTATCCAGAAATGTTGGTCGAGCGTTTCGGCTTGGATCCGCTGCGTTACTACCTCATGCGTAGTCTGCCAGTCGGCTCTGACGGGACCTTCACACCAGAAGATTATGTTGGTCGTATCAACTACGAGCTAGCCAACGACCTTGGAAACTTGCTCAACCGAACGGTTGCTATGATTAACAAGTATTTCGGCGGTCAGGTCCCAACCTTTGTTGCCAATGTGACTGATTTTGATGCGGACTTGGCGGCAGTAGTAGCTGACAACTTGGCAAGCTACCACACCTACATGGAAGCTGTGGATTATCCACGCGCTTTGGAAGCTGTTTGGAATATCATTTCCCGTACCAACAAGTACATCGACGAAACTGCACCTTGGGTCTTGGCTAAAGAAGAAGCTGACCGTGACAAGTTGGCAGCGGTGATGGCTCACCTGACAGCAGGTCTTCGTGTGGTGGCTCATTTGATTCAACCATTTATGATGACGACGTCTAATGCTATTATGGAACAGCTTGGTTTGGGTACTGCATTTGACCTTGAAAACCTTGACTTTGCAGGTCTTCCAGCTGGTTTGACAGTGGTCGCAAAAGGCACGCCTATCTTCCCACGTCTGGATATGGAAGAGGAAATCGCCTATATCCAAACCCAAATGGGTGGTAGCTCTGCCATTTCCCAAGAGGAAGAAAAAGAATGGGACCCAGCTGACGTGGAACTCAAAAACGAGAAAGCTGCGATCAAGTTCGAGGACTTTGATGCGGTTGAAATCCGCGTGGCCGAAGTCAAGGAAGTGGCCAAGGTGGAGGGATCTGACAAGCTGCTCAAGTTCCGTCTGGACGCTGGTGATGGACAAGACCGCCAAATCCTGTCTGGTATCGCCAAGTACTATCCGAATGAGCAAGAGTTGGTCGGCAAGAAAGTTCAAATCGTTGCCAACCTCAAGCCGCGTAAGATGATGGGCTTGCTCAGCCAGGGCATGATCCTATCAGCCGAACATGGTGACAATTTAACACTCTTAACAGTCGATCCATCCGTGCCAAACGGCAGTCAGATTGGGTAAAATTACTTAAAAAGACACAAAAACCAGCCTAGTCAGCTGGTTTTTTGAGTGCTTTCCATTCCTCTTCTAGGATTGCCATGATGAGTGTATCGGCATAACTGTCTGCTGTCTTCTGGCTGTCACGCTTGATGCCTTCCAAACGAAAGCCAGCTTTTTCATAGGCACGTTTCGCACGCGGATTGAAGGAAAAAACTTCCAGTTCCAAGCGATGTAAGCCAACCTGCTCAAAAGCAAAGTCTCTGGTTTTCTCGACTGCCCAAGTGTCCAGACCTTGTCCCAGATAGTCCTCGTCAAAGATAACGATACGGAAGTTAG is part of the Streptococcus suis genome and harbors:
- the metG gene encoding methionine--tRNA ligase is translated as MTKTPFYITTPIYYPSGKLHIGSAYTTIACDVLARYKRLMGHEVFYLTGLDEHGQKIEEKAKEAGLTPQAYVDGMAVGVKELWNLLDISYDKFIRTTDDYHEEVVAAVFEKLLAQDDIYLGEYSGWYSVSDEEFFTESQLEEVFRDKNGKVTGGIAPSGHEVAWVSEESYFLRLSKYQDKLVEFFNAHPDFIQPDGRLNEIMKNFIEPGLEDLAVSRTSFTWGVPVPSNPKHVVYVWIDALLNYATALGYGQEETANYDKFWNGTVYHMVGKDILRFHSIYWPIMLMMLDMKLPDRLVAHGWFVMKDGKMSKSKGNVVYPEMLVERFGLDPLRYYLMRSLPVGSDGTFTPEDYVGRINYELANDLGNLLNRTVAMINKYFGGQVPTFVANVTDFDADLAAVVADNLASYHTYMEAVDYPRALEAVWNIISRTNKYIDETAPWVLAKEEADRDKLAAVMAHLTAGLRVVAHLIQPFMMTTSNAIMEQLGLGTAFDLENLDFAGLPAGLTVVAKGTPIFPRLDMEEEIAYIQTQMGGSSAISQEEEKEWDPADVELKNEKAAIKFEDFDAVEIRVAEVKEVAKVEGSDKLLKFRLDAGDGQDRQILSGIAKYYPNEQELVGKKVQIVANLKPRKMMGLLSQGMILSAEHGDNLTLLTVDPSVPNGSQIG
- a CDS encoding GNAT family N-acetyltransferase, with the translated sequence MTKKIAKWEKDGFVLQSFQAGFAEKYYEDCFTKPSVEINRLTGSSGTYMKEDVVSYYNRIVTDPDRFDFIMIAPDGTFIGESVINELDWENSYANFRIVIFDEDYLGQGLDTWAVEKTRDFAFEQVGLHRLELEVFSFNPRAKRAYEKAGFRLEGIKRDSQKTADSYADTLIMAILEEEWKALKKPAD